From the genome of Coleofasciculaceae cyanobacterium:
CCCTCCTCCAAAAGTTATAAATATTTCAGGTTGCTTTGTTCTGAGACAATAGGCGATCGCTGTTTGAGGGAGACTAATATTCTGAAAAAAGCGAGCTTAATAAAGCTTAATCAGGTTGAAACATTGTTGACAATTAAGAAAGATTAAAAACTAGTCATAACCAATCAAAAGTATTTAATGTTCATGATTAATGCTGCATGAGAAAACTCGCTTTTGCTCCGACAAAATGGCTGTTGGTTTGTTAACTAGCTACTGTCTCAGATTGAGAACTTTTGTTTTCATCCTCGTTCCAAACATCTGGTGTATTACCATAACCACCTTCGGGCTTGTTATCTTGGTTGGTATTGGTATCAGCAGTGTTTAATGGTTGAGGCTGAGATCCAGAAACACTTTGGCTATTAGTATTATTGCTAGAACCCAAATTAACTCTGGTAACTTGGTTAGCGTCTTCTTTCGCTTTGGGTAGTTCTAATGTCAAGATTCCGTTATTATAGTCCCCTTTAACGCTATTATTGTCGATCCGTGTTGACAGAGGAATCATACGGCTAAATTTACCATAGCGAAACTCAGAACGAGTCATGCCATTTTTTTCTGATTTAGATTGAGATTGGCGCTCGCCACTAATCAGCACCGCCTCTTTTGTTACCTGCACGTCTAAATTGCTTGCATCCATGCCAGGAATTTCTACTCTAAGATGAATTGAGTCGTCAGTTTCTTCCATTTCCGCCAAGGGCATAAAAGACTGCTGCATTGATTCTTGTTCCATGGGTGCAAGAGCTTCAAACAAACGATTCATGTCTCTCTGCAAAGAGTTCATCTCGCGGAAAGGTTGCCAATGGATTAATGCCATATATTTTGCCTCCGAAATAAGCTTGTATGTAATGCTTTAGCTTAATATTGACAAGTTTTAAGACTATTTAAACTCTACCTTTAGCATGAAAATTTAAGCTTGATAGTTTATGACCTTAAGTTGCAATAATTTAGTTTTTAGCTACTAGCTCTTAGCTGTTAGCCGAGCTTGTGAATTAAAGACTATTGCAATATTACAAGTATTTAGACACTAAAAAATCGACTGCATCTCTACAGTCGAAATAATTTAATTATTAATGTTAATTAAATTGACAAAAACATCTCGCGTCAAACACTACATAGATAAAATTTATTTGTCTTCTACATACATTTCTGGTTCAACAGCGAAATTGTTGAGACGATTAGATTCATCGATGACATAGCCACCAGTGGTACTTAAGCCTGTACCCTCTTCTTGTTCTTCGAGAGCTTCAATATGTTCCATCTCTTCTTCTGGATCTCCACCAGAAGGAATTATGGCTTCAGGATCGTTAACATCAACTGACTGTGCCAATTGTACACCAACCTGATTACCAGGCGCGCCTTTCCCTGGTTCTGCATCTTCAGGATCGTGTCTTGTGACTACTACTTTTTTTTCTTCATTTTCCATGATTTAAATTTCTTCGCTGCTTATTTTTAATCAAATTAATAATTTTTTGGTGCTTAAACATCTGTCCGTAGTAACAGAATATTTAGCCACCACGCATTGTTCCTGCGTTATTTTCACGGTTGCCAATCGGATCGCTAGTTTCCATGTCTGTACCAATAATGTTACCGCGATCGACGTTAGCATTTTCGATTGAAACCCAGTTACCGTCTTTGTCTTCTTGGTAGCTATTTTTAACCGAATTCCAGGCTACTTGAGTAGCATTGTTTTCGTCCATGCCATTGTCACTCACCGCATTATATGCAGCCATAAAAAGTTGTTGTCCGTGCTTGGGTAACTTTTCTGTTACTTCAGCAGGTAAATCTTCTAATTGTTGGTAGGTCATATTTAATATTTAATTATTGGTTCTTTGTTTCAATCAAAGCAAATTTACAGTTAATTAGAAATCATTCTCGAGGCATAATTGATTTAAATTAAGGTTATGTCTATAGAACTATTTTGATGTCCCTAAATCGAGCTATATGATAAATTAAGGCTTGTTTTTAAAAAATGAATCATATTTCTCTGTGTACTATTTATGCCAATCGGAAGCTACACTTACAAAATTTAGTTAGAAGTTTAATCGGATCGCAGCTATATCCAGATCAGCTTGTAATTGTCTGTATGAACGATCGTCTTCCTGATTTGCCCACTACACCTTTTCCTATAGATACTGCAACCCTAAATACTCAAGACGATCGCTTACCTCTAGCAGCAGCCAGAAACAAAGCAGCAGAAATAGCTACTGGAGCGAAATTAATTTTTTTAGATGTAGACTGCATTTGCGATCGCCATTTAATTGAAGTTTTCAACTATCACCTACTGCAAGAAGACGCAATATATTGTGGTTCAGTACGCTATCTACATCAGGATTGGCAAAAGGATAATTGGAGCAAAGAAAGCCTCAATCAACAATCTTCACCGCATAAATTACAGGGAACAGAAATAACTGGTCAAGATAAGATTATTCACCCCTATGAACTATTTTGGTCATTATGTTTTGGAATTAGCAAAAAGACCTTTAATGAGATTAACGGGTTTGATACGGACTACACAGGTTATGGCGC
Proteins encoded in this window:
- a CDS encoding Hsp20/alpha crystallin family protein — protein: MALIHWQPFREMNSLQRDMNRLFEALAPMEQESMQQSFMPLAEMEETDDSIHLRVEIPGMDASNLDVQVTKEAVLISGERQSQSKSEKNGMTRSEFRYGKFSRMIPLSTRIDNNSVKGDYNNGILTLELPKAKEDANQVTRVNLGSSNNTNSQSVSGSQPQPLNTADTNTNQDNKPEGGYGNTPDVWNEDENKSSQSETVAS
- a CDS encoding ChaB family protein, with product MTYQQLEDLPAEVTEKLPKHGQQLFMAAYNAVSDNGMDENNATQVAWNSVKNSYQEDKDGNWVSIENANVDRGNIIGTDMETSDPIGNRENNAGTMRGG
- a CDS encoding glycosyltransferase family 2 protein, yielding MNHISLCTIYANRKLHLQNLVRSLIGSQLYPDQLVIVCMNDRLPDLPTTPFPIDTATLNTQDDRLPLAAARNKAAEIATGAKLIFLDVDCICDRHLIEVFNYHLLQEDAIYCGSVRYLHQDWQKDNWSKESLNQQSSPHKLQGTEITGQDKIIHPYELFWSLCFGISKKTFNEINGFDTDYTGYGAEDTDFSFTARSQHIPLYKVSALAYHQFHLAYTPPLNHLAEIVDNARIFYRKWHILPMKKWLDQFADLGYIAGENAQIEIIKLPTETEIQACLKNV